In Pelodictyon luteolum DSM 273, the genomic stretch CTATCAAGGCTGTCATGACTGACCGGCGAGTAAAACGTCACGCAGGAAAATGGTGTCAGCGTGGCGTCATCAACCATTGCCGCAACACCATCGGATGTGATCTGATAGATCTTCCCGTCAAACATCACCATCTCTCCGTCGAGGTCGTCAAAGGTACCCAATCCGAAATCCCCATGTTTCTTGATCTCGGTAAACGGGATTTTTTGCCTGTATATACCCTCTACAAGCGCGTTGACAGGTGCGCAGAAGTATATGCTTGAGCCCATTAGTTTCTTTTCTTGAAAAGTTATGGCTGCCGAAATGAAGGCGTCTGGATTGCGCTGATTGATCTCTGCCACTTCATGCTAAATTACAAAATAACGTATCAAAAGAAATTGTCCGCCGGGGGCAGAACGCCACTGGATCGAGTACGGTTCCCACCCAGGGTTCTGGGTCAGCCCCGGAGCAGGCCGTGGCTGCAGGGTTTCTAGATGGCCATACCAAATGATCCCCCCCCAGCACTGAACACTTCCTCCTGTACCCCGGGGCATTCATTGATTCCGTGTTTTGCCAATATAATCCAATGGATTATATTGGGGTATGAATGTCACAATCGTAGAGCTTCCTGAATTCATTCGTCGGTCAGATAATCTCTTGACTTCTGATGAGCGAGATGCGCTCGTCTTCTATCTGTCGATGCATCCCCAGGCCGGAAGCATCGTGCGTGGCTGCGGTGGGCGAAAGGAAACAAAGGCAAGAGCGGCGGAGTTCGTGTCATATACTTTTATCATGATCCGCGCATGCCATTATTTCTATTGACGCTTTTCAGCAAAAGCGAGAGGGAAAATCTGACGAAGGCGGACATGAACGGTCTTCGGCAGATGGTTGATGTCCTTATAACCAATTAGGTGGAATTACGATGCATTCAGACTTCGACAGTATCAGGAGGGGGCTTGAAGAAGCCATCGCCTACATGGGGGGGGAAGACGTCGGGGCAAGGGTTTATAGGCCTCGGCCCATAGACGTGAAGGTTGTCAGGGAGAAGACCGGCCTGACCCAGGAGCGGTTTGCTGCGGCCTTCGGCATCAGCGTGGCCACATTGCGGCATTGGGAGCGGGGAGACCGCAAACCCCACGGGCCAGCTCTCGTTCTCCTCGACCTTGTCCGTAAGGCTCCCGATACCGTACTTGGGGTGCTCAATGAAGATGAAGCTCCTTACGGGGAGTGAGCCCGGCCCTTCAGCCGAGCAGTTCCCGGGCCTCCCTGATCTGCCGTTCGACCGACTCGAACGAGCAGCTCCCGTGCGACTTTTTCGACGTGATGCTCGCTTCCGGCGTCAGCGCCGTGAATATTCCCTCGTCGAACACCTCCGAGAACTCCCTGAAGCGCTCGAGCGGGATGTCGGGCAGGGGAGTCTGGTTCTCGATGCTCCAGCTGACAATCTTTCCGGTGATGCGGTGCGCGTCGCGGAAGGGGACATCTTTCTTCACCAGGTACTCGGCGATCTCGGTCGCCAGGCTCAAATCCTTCTTCGTGAGCTCTTTCAGGCGCTCCTCCCTGAGCCGCGTGTGCTGCAGCATGCGGTTGAAGAGGGTAACGCTTGAGATGGCGGTTTCGGCACTGTCGAACAAAGGCGGCTTGTCCTCCTGCATGTCCCGGTTGTAGGAGAGCGGGAGCCCTTTCATGATGGTGAGCATTGCCATGAGGTCCCCGTACACCCTTCCGGTTTTTCCCCTGATCAGTTCTGCGATATCAGCGTTCTTCTTCTGCGGCATGATGGAGGAGCCGGTCGAGAAGGCGTCGCTGATCTCCAGATACCCGAACTCATACGAACTCCAGAGAATGATGTCCTCACAGAAGCGCGAGAGGTGCATCATCACGATGGAGCAGCAGGAGATGAATTCAATCAGGATATCACGGTCGCTGACGGCATCGATGCTGTTCGTGAAGAGCTCGCTGAAATCAAGCAGCTCGGCCGTGCGCCCGGCATTAAGCGGGAGGGTGCTGCCGGCAAATGCCGCCGCACCAAGCGGAGAAACGTTCACCCGCATCAGAAGATCAAGCAGGCGCTCAGTGTCCCGGTTGAACATGTTGAAGTAGGCCAGGTAGTAATGGCCTGCCGATATCGGCTGAGCCCTCTGCAGGTGGGTGTAGCCGAAGATGATGGAGTCCTTGTAGGTTTCGGCTTTCTGGACGAGGGTTCCGAGGAGGTCGTTCAGCGCTTCCTGCAGCTCTTCGATCCGCTCACGCATGTAGAGCCGGGTATCGGTTGCCACCTGGTCGTTACGGCTGCGGCCGGAGTGGAGTTTGCCGGCAGCGGCTCCTATTTTCTCCTTCAGCCGGTTTTCAATCACCGTGTGGATGTCTTCATCCTCCCACTGCGGAACGAGCGTTCCCGTTTCAATTTCCTTTTCAATCTCCTTCAGCCCCCTGCATATCGCATGGGCGTCATCCGCCGAGATGATGCCTTCCTCGCCGAGCATGGTGGCATGGGCGATGGAGCCTTGAATGTCTTCACGGTAGAGCTTTCCATCGACATGGACCGATGAGGAAAACCTCAACGCCTCGCTGTCGAACGGTTCATTGAAGCGGCTTGCCCAGAGAAGTTCTTTCTTGTTGCTCATGGCTGCGGCTGGTTGTGCTGGTGGAAAAGAGGAGAAAGGCCATACGCCTGCCCCCCTGGGAAAAGGGAGCAGGTGTATGACCGGGATCCTTGCTGTGCAGTTATTTTGCGGGATGGACTTCGCTGAAGGTCTTCAGGCCGAGTCCGTAGATCTGGATGAACCCTGCTGCAGCCTTGTGGTCGAACGAGTCTGCCTCGGTGTAGGTAGCCAGCGATTCATTGTAGAGCGAGTACGGAGACTGGCGGCCGAGCAGCGTAACAGAGCCTTTGAAGAGTTTCAGGCGGACCATGCCGGTGACAGGCTTCTGGGTATCGTCGACGAATGCGTCGAGGGCAGTGCGCATCGGCGAGAACCAGGTGCCGTTGTAGATGATGTTTGCGTAGTCCTGAGCGATGTTCTTCTTGTACTGGAAGACGGTTTTCTCAAGGGTAAGGCGCTCGAGCTCGCGGTGTGCGAAGTGCAGGATGGTGGCTGCCGGGGCTTCATAGATCTCACGCGACTTGATGCCGACGACTCGGTTCTCGATCATGTCAAGGCGGCCGATGCCGTTCTTTGCGCCGAGCTCATTGAGGCGGTTGATGATGTCCAGTCCGGCCATCTTCTTGCCGTCGACCGATACAGGAACACCCTGTTCGAACTCGATTTCGACCACGGTAGCCTCATTCGGGGCGTTCTCGGGGGAGGTGGTGATCTGGTAGGCATCTTCGGGAGGCGCAACCATCGGGTCTTCGAGCACGCCGCATTCGATGCTGATTCCCCAGATGTTCTCGTCGATCGAGTAGGGGCTCTTTTTCGTGGCCGACACCGGGATGTTGTGCTTGATGGCGTAGTCCATTTCAGACTCGCGTGAGGTGAACTCCCATTCACGGAGAGGAGCGAGCACCTTCAGGTGCGGGGCGAGCGAGGCGAAGGTCACTTCAAAGCGGACCTGGTCGTTGCCTTTGCCGGTGCAGCCGTGGGCGAGCATGGTGCAGTTCTCTTCAAGTGCGACGTCGACAAGCGCTTTGGCCAGGAGCGGACGGCCGAGCGCAGTGGCCAGCGGATAGACATCCTCATACAGGGCGCCTGCCTTCAGTGCGCGCCAGATGTAGTCTTCGACGAACGGCTTCTTGAGGTCGACGAAATGGAAGCCGGAGGCGCCGGTCGCTATGGCTTTGGATTCAAGGTTCTCTATCTCTTTCTGCTGGCCGAGGTTGCCCGTGACGGCAACGATATCGGCATCGTACTTGTCCTTCAGCCATTTGATCATGATCGAAGTGTCAAGTCCGCCGGAATAGGCGATCGCAATTTTTTCTCTCTGCATTGTCGTTGTGGTATTGATCAGTTTGTGGAAAGATTTTTCTGAATATAGGACATCAGCACCGAAATATTCTGCACTGAATCAGGAATTACCAGCACCGTATCGTCACCGGCGATGGTACCGAGAATGAGCTGGCTTTTGAACTGGTCGAGCCATGATCCTACGCCGTGAGCACGGCCGGGAAGGGTGCGGACGATGACCGAGGTTTCATTTGCGGCAACAGAGGTGACTTCCATCCCCACCAGCCCCTTGATGATGCGGCCGGTGCTTTCATCACCGAGCAGCAGGCGGTAGCCTGCATGGGTTTTCGAGCGCACAATGCCGAGCTCGGCGCAGTCGCGCGAAAGGGTTGCCTGCGCGACCTTGATGCCGGATTCCCGGAGAAGGCGGAGAAGGTCATGCTGGTTTCCGACGCCCTCCTGCTGGATGAGCTCCCGGATCCGCTGCTGGCGTATGTGCTTGTTCATCGGCACCTTCAGGCCTTGATGTTTTTGGCAGCGTTCTGCAGCCGGTGGGTGAGATGGAACTTGCGGTACTCGTCGTGGTTGAGAAGCTTCACGAGGAGCGCCTTCTGCACATGCAGGCGGTTTTCCGCCTCATCGATGATGATGGCCTGCGGCCCGTCCATCACTTCGGCCGTTATCTCCTCTCCGCGGTGTGCCGGCATGCAGTGCATGACGACAGCGGAGGGTTTGGCAACGGCAAGCATCCGGCTGTTGATCTGGAACGGGGCGAACGCCTTAAGCCGCTCTTTCTGCTCCTCTTCCTGGCCCATGCTGGTCCAGACATCGGTATAGAGCACGTCGGCGTCTTTTGCTGCAGCCATCGGATCGTGAATGATCTCAATGGTGCTGATGCCTTTTTTCCTGGCCGCTTCAAGCAGCCCGGCGTCCGGAGTGTAGCCTTCGGGGCAGGCGAGCACGAAATGGAAGGGGAGGATACCGGCAAGTTCAATCCAGGAGTTGGCCACGTTGTTGCCGTCACCGACGAAGACGACCTTGATGCCCGCTTTCCAGAGCCCTTTTTCGTACAGCGTGAAGGCATCGGCCAGAATCTGGCACGGGTGTGAGAGGTCGGTCAGGGCGTTGACGACCGGAATTGAGGCACTGCCGGCAAGGCCCTCTATGACGGAATGCTCATGCAGACGGGCGACGATGGCATCATTGTAACGGGAAAGCAGGAGGCCGATGTCCTCGACCGATTCGCGCGAACCGACACCGATGGACTTGCCGTCGAGGTTGATCGAGTACCCTCCGAGCTCATGGATGCCGAGCTCAAAGGAGACCCGGGTCCTCAGCGAGGGCTTGTTGAAGATCATGGCGACCGTTTTGCCCTCAAGCGGACGGAATCCGTTGCCGCCCTCACGGCGGGCTTTCTTGATGAAGAGGGAGTAGTCGAACAGTTCTATGATCTTCGATGCGTCAAGAGGCTCGAATCCAAGAAAATCGCGTTTGTCGGTAGCTTGCATGGGTGTTGGCTCGCGCTAAAGTTAATGGTTGCTTTCGTCGTCCTGTTCGGAGATGAACTGGGTGCCGACTCCCTCATGGGTGAATATTTCAAGCAGGAGGGAGTGGACTGACTTTCCGTCGATGATGTGGATCTTCCGGACCCCTCCGTCGAGCGTCAGGAACCCGGAAAGGACTTTCGGGATCATGCCGCCGGTGATGATGCCCTGCTCGATGAAGTCGGCGGCTTCAGCCTTGCAGATGGTTTTCAGGATCCTCTCGCCGACCTGGATACCTGCCACGTCGCTCACATAGATGAGCTTTTCGGCCTTCAGGGCAATGGCGATGCTGCTGGCGGCGTCGTCAGCGTTGATGTTGTATATGTTGCCGTCATCGTCGAAGCCGATGGGGGCAATGACGGGGATCAGCCCGGCCTTGCAGAGCAGGTCGATGTAGGCGGTGTTGATCGATTCGATTTCACCCACCAGGCCGAGCGTGGCCGCATCCCTGCACGGCACGGCCTGGATGGTGTCGGCATCGAGGCCGGTCACGCCGACCGCCTTGCCGCCGTGTTCGCTGATCAGCTGGACGATGTCCTGGTTGACCTTTCCGGCAAGCGTCATCTGCACAACGGAGATCATCTCCTTGTCGGTCACCCGCTTGCCGTGTACGAACGTGGAGGTGATGCCGAGTTTTTCAGCCGTTTTGGTGATGGCATCACCACCGCCATGCACGAGCACGACGTTGATGCCGACCTTGCGCAGCAGGGTGACGTTCTGCGCGAATGAGTTCTTGAGGCACAGATCCTTCATCGCCGAGCCTCCGTACTTGATGACGAAGGTCTTCCTCTCGAATTTACGGATGTAGGGCAGGGCCTCGATGAGCACCTGGCCGATGGCCGTCTGTGGTGCCTTGCGTGCCGGCCTCAGGTCGCTGCAGGTGAGTGAATCGGTTTCTTTCAATGCGGTCGGTCGGATTGAGGGTTATGAGTACGGTCAGCTCCTGTAGCTGCCGTTGATGTCCACATACTCTTTGCTGAGGTCGCAGGTCCATACGCGTGCCGAAGCAGTTCCTGCCCCGAGTCGAAGGGTGATTGCGTAAGCGGGCCGGGCGAGTATGGCAGCGGCTGCTTCTTCTGAGAAATCAGCCCGGAGTCCGCGCCGGAGAATCGGCAGCTCTTCGAAGTAGAGCTCGAGGTCCTCTTCGCGGAACATGGCGCCCGAGCGGCCTGCAGCGGCAATGATGCGGCCCCAGTTGGCGTCTTCGCCGTGCAGGGCGGTCTTGACGAGGCTCGACTGCGCGATGGTGCGGGCTGCAATCACCGCCTCTTCGGCGCTCCGGGCCTCCTGCACGTTGATTTCAACAAGCTTCGTCGCACCCTCTCCGTCTATGACGATGAGGCGGGCAAGGAACCCCATCAGCGACTCCAGACCGGCGCTAAAGAGTCTGAGGTCTTCACTGCCGGCTTCAACTGAGGGGCCCGTGCCGCCGGCCATGATGACCGCCATATCGTTGGTGCTGGTGTCTCCGTCGACCGTAATGGCGTTGAAGCTTACGCTGTTGGCACTCCGGAGGGCTTCCTGCAAAAGGCCCTGTTCGATATCGGCATCGGTGGCAAGAAATGCGAGCATGGTGGCCATGTTCGGAGCAATCATCCCGGACCCTTTGGCCACACCGCTGATGCGTACGGTGCCGCCGCTGAGCGCAATATCGACATAAAAGAATTTAGGGAAGGTGTCGGTGGTCATGATGGCTTCAGCCGCCTCGACGCCGGAGGATTCCCCGAGGGTGGCAGGGAGAGCTTCAACACCGCGAAGGATCTTCTCCATCGGCAGCAGCTGGCCGATCACGCCGGTTGAGGAGACGATGACCTCTTCGGCTTTGATGCCGAGCACTTCGGCAGCTTTTGCCGCCGTGTCTTCAGCATCCCGCAGCCCCTGCATCCCGGTTGCAGCATTGGCATTGCCGCTGTTGCAGATGACTACGCGCATGGCCGAGCCAGCAGCGGCAATGTTCCTGCGGGACAGCACGACCGGAGCGGCACAGCAGAGGTTGGTGGTGAACACGCCCGACGTGACTGCCGGCTGCTCACTGAAGAGCAGGAACATGTCGGTCCTTCCAGAGTACTTGATGCCTGCGGCTGCGGCTGACGTCTTAAATCCTTTCGGCCAGAACCCCCTTGCGCCGTCATCATCAGCCGCCATGGGCCGGACCCCTGCAGGCCAGAGGGTTGCAGCAGCATGAGCATGGATGGTGGCGAGCGCTTTCTCTCTTTTTTTCAACGGTGTTGTGTTCTTCTTTGCGTGTTGTTTCTTTCGCCTCTTCTAGGTTCAAAGCCCTGCGGTTTCATCAATCCCGAGCATGATGTTCATGTTCTCGACGGCCTGGCCGGCTGCTCCTTTCAGGAGGTTGTCGATGGTTGATACAATGGTGAGGGTGCCGTGCTGTCCGGCATAGGCAACATGAAGGTCGCAGAAGTTGGTATGGGCGACATGGCGCACTTCCGGCATTTCGCTCCGCACTCTTGTGAAGGGCGCATTGCGGTAGAATGCCTCATAGGCGCTCCTGGCCTCCTTGAGATCAACCGGACCGTCCAGCGTTACGGAGAGGGTTGCGTAGATGCCCCTGACCAGAGGTCCGATAAGGGGCGTGAAGCTGAAGTCGAACGACGGGTTTCTGGCTGAGGTGCCGAGCGCCTGCATGATTTCAGGGGTGTGCTGGTGCACTCCGACCTTGTAGGCCCTGATGTTTTCGCTCATTTCGGCAAACGAAAGTTCGGTTTTGGAGCTCCGTCCTGCACCCGACAGGCCCGAAATCGCCGTACAGGCGACAGAACGCACCCGAGGCAGTGCTGAAGAGCGGGCAAACAGGGGAGCGAGCCCGAGAATGATCGCCGTGGCGTAGCATCCGGGATTGCTTACGGTACGGGCTCCGGCTATCGCTTCACGGGAAAGTTCCGGCATGGCATAGGTCATCACCGCATCGGGGGATTTCCTGCCGCCGTAGAACCGCTCATGCTCATCCGTGTCCCGAAGGCGGAAGTCTCCTGACAGGTCTATGACCATTTTACCTGCGGCCTGAAGCTTCGGCACTATGGCGTGCGCTTCGCCGTGCGGCAGCGCGAGGAAATAGATGTCGCTTCCGGTTTCGCCCTCGTAGGAGCGGTAGATACGGTCACAGCCGAGGGCAGGGTAAAGGGAGGAAACGGATTTGCCTGCCTGCGAGAATGCATAGAGGTGCTCAAGTCTGACGGCCGGGTGGCGGAGAATCAGCCGGGTGAGTTCAGCGCCGGAATACCCGGAAGCACCGATGATCGAGACGGTCGGTCCCGATGTTGCCCCATCCAGGGAAGCGTTCATGCAGATCTCTCTTTAAGCAATGAATAAATATCCAGCAAAGCGGATATATAAATCTTTTCCTGCGCATTTTCAAACCCTGCAGGGCATTTTTGCATTCGTGTGTCAATTGCATCGCAATTTTATGCCAAGCGCTTTTTTCTCAGTATCTTATCCGAAGCTGGGGGTGCGCCTGGAGCGACCCGTAACCGCCCTTATGGATACCTATGCATATGCTCCTCTTCCGTTGCTTCTCTTCACGCCCTGCCTTCGTGCTGATTCCGGGGCTTCTTCTCGGACTCATTCTGGGTTCCTGCACCGGCGGCAGCACGCCAGAAAGCCCCATAAGGGGCGAGATGCGGCTTGTTGCCGACCCCGGCCTTCTCAGCGTGGCTTCGATGCAGTCCGAACTCTTCACCCGCTACTATCCCGACGCCCGGGTCGTCACCATCGGTGCCGACAGCCTCTCAGCCCTCAACAGCCTTCTCTCCGGTCGCTCTAAGGCGGCTCTCACACTGCGTTGCCCGTCACCCGATGCCGGAAAACTTACGCCGTCGCTGAGGGTTGAGCCGGTTGCCCGCGATGCCGTTGTGCTCGTCGTCAATGAAAACAGCCCGCTCACGTACATTTCAAAAGAAGCAGTCTTTCAAGCCTTCAGCGGCATGCGTGCTGACGGGGATAATGGCCTGCTGCCGCTGATTGCAGCGGACGACACCATCCTTCGGGAACTCCTTGATGGCGGTGATGCACTCAAAGGCAGGAAGCTGCAGGCGTATGGGTGCAGGAGCCAACAGGAGATGCTGCAGCGTGTGGCCGGTGACAGCCATGCCGTCGGCATCATCTTGCGCTCGGCGTTCCAGACGGCAAGGGCCGATCATGCTGCACCCGACAAGCTCAGGCTGCTCGCGGTTTCAGCCGATGCCGCGGGGGCAGAACCCGTCACTCCCGACCCGGAAAATATCCTCAACGGAAGCTATCCCTTTGTCGCAGAGGTTTGCTATATATATTACTCGGGAGAAGCTCTTCCGGCAGGGTTCGGCGCATGGCTGTCGGCCGAAGGCCAGAAGGCCTTTGAAAACGGCCCTCTCGTTCCTTACCGCCAAAGGGTGCGTACCATCATACTCTCAGCAAAACAAGCTTCCGACCCCTTATGAACGATCTGCTGAACCGCAAGAAACGCTCTCCGCTCCTGATCATCATCCTTGCCGGCGCCATCGGCATTCTGGTGGTCATTGCAGGAACGGCCGGGTTCATATTCTTTCAGGGGCGCATTATCGATGAGGTCGAAAAGAAGCAGGAGTGCTACTTCAACCTCGTCGAGTTCAAGGCGAAGGTGACTGGAGCCGGCATCGAGCATGCAGGCAATGCAGCCACGGGAATCGATCCCGGCGGACTTCTCCTCAAGGCGAAGCAGCAGGACCGGATTCTTCGCTTCATGTACGAACGGCTGGCAGGCCAGATGGAAGATTCATGCCTGAAACATGTCCCCGTCGTTCCAGTTCCCTCTGTTGCAAACAGCGAACTGGTCGTGCTCCAGCTTGACTCGGCCATCGAACGGGTGAAATCCGAAGCTCGAGAGGCGATGGAGAGGCTGGTGCTTTTCACCCACATGTTCATCTTTTTCATCCTTGCGCTTCTCCTCAGCCTGAACTTTGTGGCAGGCTGGATGCTCCATTTCAACTACCGCCTTACCCTCATTCCCCTACGGCAGCTGGCCGACCAGCTGAAGCTCATCAACCGCGATATCCCTGAAAGCATCCATGACACGGCCGAAGAGATGAAAAAGGAGCTGACAGCAACGGCACATTCCCACGACATCACCCAGATCACCGAGTCGATCATGAACTTCTGCGGAGATATCGAGGCGAAGAACAAGAAACTCGACGAAATCTTCATCAGGGATGAAAAGACCGGGCTCTACAACTACCGCCACTTCAAGGAGCATCTGATCATCGACGTCGAGCGGGCAAAACGTTTCCACTCCAACGTTTCGCTCGCCATGATCGACATCGACCACTTCAAGCTTTACAACGATGCCCACGGCCATATCGCCGGCGACCACGTCCTGGAAATCCTTGCCGGCATCATCAAAGAGGAGAGCCGGCTCTCCGACATCCCTTCGCGCTTCGGCGGGGAGGAGTTCGCCATTCTGTTCCCCAAAACCGATGCAGAGACCGCACTCGACATTTCCGAGCGTCTCCGTAAAATCATCAGTGCGACACCGGTCCCGCATGAGCACCAGCAGCCCTCCGGGCAGCTTACCGTCAGCATCGGCATCGCAACATTTCCCGATGATGCCTCCGACTGGTACACCCTCATCAACAATGCCGACCGTGCGCTCTATGAGGCCAAGGCACAGGGTCGGAACAGTGTAGTG encodes the following:
- the argH gene encoding argininosuccinate lyase, whose amino-acid sequence is MSNKKELLWASRFNEPFDSEALRFSSSVHVDGKLYREDIQGSIAHATMLGEEGIISADDAHAICRGLKEIEKEIETGTLVPQWEDEDIHTVIENRLKEKIGAAAGKLHSGRSRNDQVATDTRLYMRERIEELQEALNDLLGTLVQKAETYKDSIIFGYTHLQRAQPISAGHYYLAYFNMFNRDTERLLDLLMRVNVSPLGAAAFAGSTLPLNAGRTAELLDFSELFTNSIDAVSDRDILIEFISCCSIVMMHLSRFCEDIILWSSYEFGYLEISDAFSTGSSIMPQKKNADIAELIRGKTGRVYGDLMAMLTIMKGLPLSYNRDMQEDKPPLFDSAETAISSVTLFNRMLQHTRLREERLKELTKKDLSLATEIAEYLVKKDVPFRDAHRITGKIVSWSIENQTPLPDIPLERFREFSEVFDEGIFTALTPEASITSKKSHGSCSFESVERQIREARELLG
- a CDS encoding GGDEF domain-containing protein is translated as MNDLLNRKKRSPLLIIILAGAIGILVVIAGTAGFIFFQGRIIDEVEKKQECYFNLVEFKAKVTGAGIEHAGNAATGIDPGGLLLKAKQQDRILRFMYERLAGQMEDSCLKHVPVVPVPSVANSELVVLQLDSAIERVKSEAREAMERLVLFTHMFIFFILALLLSLNFVAGWMLHFNYRLTLIPLRQLADQLKLINRDIPESIHDTAEEMKKELTATAHSHDITQITESIMNFCGDIEAKNKKLDEIFIRDEKTGLYNYRHFKEHLIIDVERAKRFHSNVSLAMIDIDHFKLYNDAHGHIAGDHVLEILAGIIKEESRLSDIPSRFGGEEFAILFPKTDAETALDISERLRKIISATPVPHEHQQPSGQLTVSIGIATFPDDASDWYTLINNADRALYEAKAQGRNSVVTFSSLNLQEGPPDEA
- a CDS encoding arginine repressor; translation: MNKHIRQQRIRELIQQEGVGNQHDLLRLLRESGIKVAQATLSRDCAELGIVRSKTHAGYRLLLGDESTGRIIKGLVGMEVTSVAANETSVIVRTLPGRAHGVGSWLDQFKSQLILGTIAGDDTVLVIPDSVQNISVLMSYIQKNLSTN
- a CDS encoding PstS family phosphate ABC transporter substrate-binding protein, with translation MHMLLFRCFSSRPAFVLIPGLLLGLILGSCTGGSTPESPIRGEMRLVADPGLLSVASMQSELFTRYYPDARVVTIGADSLSALNSLLSGRSKAALTLRCPSPDAGKLTPSLRVEPVARDAVVLVVNENSPLTYISKEAVFQAFSGMRADGDNGLLPLIAADDTILRELLDGGDALKGRKLQAYGCRSQQEMLQRVAGDSHAVGIILRSAFQTARADHAAPDKLRLLAVSADAAGAEPVTPDPENILNGSYPFVAEVCYIYYSGEALPAGFGAWLSAEGQKAFENGPLVPYRQRVRTIILSAKQASDPL
- the argJ gene encoding bifunctional glutamate N-acetyltransferase/amino-acid acetyltransferase ArgJ; protein product: MAADDDGARGFWPKGFKTSAAAAGIKYSGRTDMFLLFSEQPAVTSGVFTTNLCCAAPVVLSRRNIAAAGSAMRVVICNSGNANAATGMQGLRDAEDTAAKAAEVLGIKAEEVIVSSTGVIGQLLPMEKILRGVEALPATLGESSGVEAAEAIMTTDTFPKFFYVDIALSGGTVRISGVAKGSGMIAPNMATMLAFLATDADIEQGLLQEALRSANSVSFNAITVDGDTSTNDMAVIMAGGTGPSVEAGSEDLRLFSAGLESLMGFLARLIVIDGEGATKLVEINVQEARSAEEAVIAARTIAQSSLVKTALHGEDANWGRIIAAAGRSGAMFREEDLELYFEELPILRRGLRADFSEEAAAAILARPAYAITLRLGAGTASARVWTCDLSKEYVDINGSYRS
- a CDS encoding argininosuccinate synthase, whose protein sequence is MQREKIAIAYSGGLDTSIMIKWLKDKYDADIVAVTGNLGQQKEIENLESKAIATGASGFHFVDLKKPFVEDYIWRALKAGALYEDVYPLATALGRPLLAKALVDVALEENCTMLAHGCTGKGNDQVRFEVTFASLAPHLKVLAPLREWEFTSRESEMDYAIKHNIPVSATKKSPYSIDENIWGISIECGVLEDPMVAPPEDAYQITTSPENAPNEATVVEIEFEQGVPVSVDGKKMAGLDIINRLNELGAKNGIGRLDMIENRVVGIKSREIYEAPAATILHFAHRELERLTLEKTVFQYKKNIAQDYANIIYNGTWFSPMRTALDAFVDDTQKPVTGMVRLKLFKGSVTLLGRQSPYSLYNESLATYTEADSFDHKAAAGFIQIYGLGLKTFSEVHPAK
- the argF gene encoding ornithine carbamoyltransferase, whose amino-acid sequence is MQATDKRDFLGFEPLDASKIIELFDYSLFIKKARREGGNGFRPLEGKTVAMIFNKPSLRTRVSFELGIHELGGYSINLDGKSIGVGSRESVEDIGLLLSRYNDAIVARLHEHSVIEGLAGSASIPVVNALTDLSHPCQILADAFTLYEKGLWKAGIKVVFVGDGNNVANSWIELAGILPFHFVLACPEGYTPDAGLLEAARKKGISTIEIIHDPMAAAKDADVLYTDVWTSMGQEEEQKERLKAFAPFQINSRMLAVAKPSAVVMHCMPAHRGEEITAEVMDGPQAIIIDEAENRLHVQKALLVKLLNHDEYRKFHLTHRLQNAAKNIKA
- the argC gene encoding N-acetyl-gamma-glutamyl-phosphate reductase; the encoded protein is MNASLDGATSGPTVSIIGASGYSGAELTRLILRHPAVRLEHLYAFSQAGKSVSSLYPALGCDRIYRSYEGETGSDIYFLALPHGEAHAIVPKLQAAGKMVIDLSGDFRLRDTDEHERFYGGRKSPDAVMTYAMPELSREAIAGARTVSNPGCYATAIILGLAPLFARSSALPRVRSVACTAISGLSGAGRSSKTELSFAEMSENIRAYKVGVHQHTPEIMQALGTSARNPSFDFSFTPLIGPLVRGIYATLSVTLDGPVDLKEARSAYEAFYRNAPFTRVRSEMPEVRHVAHTNFCDLHVAYAGQHGTLTIVSTIDNLLKGAAGQAVENMNIMLGIDETAGL
- a CDS encoding helix-turn-helix domain-containing protein, with product MHSDFDSIRRGLEEAIAYMGGEDVGARVYRPRPIDVKVVREKTGLTQERFAAAFGISVATLRHWERGDRKPHGPALVLLDLVRKAPDTVLGVLNEDEAPYGE
- the argB gene encoding acetylglutamate kinase codes for the protein MKETDSLTCSDLRPARKAPQTAIGQVLIEALPYIRKFERKTFVIKYGGSAMKDLCLKNSFAQNVTLLRKVGINVVLVHGGGDAITKTAEKLGITSTFVHGKRVTDKEMISVVQMTLAGKVNQDIVQLISEHGGKAVGVTGLDADTIQAVPCRDAATLGLVGEIESINTAYIDLLCKAGLIPVIAPIGFDDDGNIYNINADDAASSIAIALKAEKLIYVSDVAGIQVGERILKTICKAEAADFIEQGIITGGMIPKVLSGFLTLDGGVRKIHIIDGKSVHSLLLEIFTHEGVGTQFISEQDDESNH